Proteins encoded by one window of Clostridium bornimense:
- the cysS gene encoding cysteine--tRNA ligase, with translation MKIYNTLTKKKEEFKTINPGEVKMYVCGPTVYNFFHIGNARTFIIFDTVRRYLEYRGYEVKFIQNFTDIDDKMIKRANEEGITVKELGDKYINEYYKDADNLKLKRATCNPRATDHMDEIIEFIKGLVDKGLAYEVEGDVYFSTKEFKDYGKLSGQNIEDLQSGARISVDERKKEPIDFALWKNQKPGEPAWESPWGMGRPGWHIECSCMAHNLLGDTIDIHAGGADLVFPHHENEIAQSEGRSGKNFANYWMHSAYLNVNNVKMSKSLNNFFTTRDILEKYDAEVIRLFMLSGHYRTPLNFTMELLDSTKSGLDRMYNALNNLYSLLGEVSKENSDDEFLQVLDGYRDKFIEKMDDDFNTADAISVIFDLVKDINIKVNINSSVSVIEKSIAILRELGAPLGILQKEISNSLEEEVENLIAERQKARQEKNWALADEIRDKLKAMDIILEDTPQGVRWSKKS, from the coding sequence ATGAAGATATATAATACTTTGACTAAAAAAAAGGAAGAGTTTAAAACTATCAATCCTGGAGAAGTCAAAATGTATGTATGTGGTCCTACTGTGTATAATTTTTTTCATATAGGAAATGCAAGAACATTTATAATTTTTGATACAGTAAGAAGATACTTAGAGTATAGAGGATATGAAGTAAAATTTATTCAAAACTTTACTGATATAGATGATAAAATGATAAAAAGAGCTAATGAAGAAGGGATTACCGTTAAAGAACTTGGAGATAAGTATATAAATGAATATTATAAAGATGCGGATAATCTTAAATTAAAGAGAGCCACTTGTAATCCAAGAGCTACAGATCATATGGATGAAATTATAGAGTTTATTAAAGGATTAGTAGATAAAGGATTAGCTTATGAAGTAGAAGGTGATGTATATTTTTCTACAAAGGAATTTAAAGATTATGGTAAGCTATCAGGACAAAATATCGAAGATTTACAATCCGGGGCAAGAATAAGTGTTGACGAAAGAAAGAAGGAGCCGATAGATTTTGCTCTTTGGAAAAATCAAAAACCAGGTGAACCAGCATGGGAAAGTCCATGGGGAATGGGAAGACCAGGATGGCATATTGAGTGTTCTTGTATGGCCCACAATTTATTAGGTGATACTATTGATATACATGCTGGTGGAGCTGACTTAGTATTTCCACATCATGAAAATGAAATAGCACAGAGTGAAGGCAGAAGTGGAAAGAATTTTGCAAACTATTGGATGCATTCGGCATATTTGAATGTTAATAATGTAAAGATGTCTAAATCATTAAACAACTTTTTTACAACAAGAGATATTTTAGAAAAATATGATGCAGAAGTTATTAGATTATTTATGCTTAGTGGTCATTATAGAACACCACTTAATTTTACTATGGAATTATTAGATTCAACTAAATCAGGATTAGATAGAATGTATAACGCTTTAAATAACTTATATTCATTATTAGGCGAAGTAAGTAAAGAGAATAGTGATGATGAGTTTTTACAAGTTTTAGATGGATATAGAGATAAGTTCATAGAGAAAATGGATGATGATTTTAATACTGCTGATGCAATATCTGTTATTTTTGATTTAGTTAAGGATATAAACATAAAGGTTAACATAAATAGTTCAGTGAGTGTTATAGAAAAATCAATAGCAATATTAAGAGAGCTTGGAGCACCTCTTGGAATACTTCAAAAGGAAATAAGCAATTCATTAGAAGAAGAGGTAGAAAATCTTATAGCAGAAAGACAAAAGGCAAGACAAGAAAAGAACTGGGCTTTAGCTGACGAAATTAGAGATAAATTAAAAGCTATGGATATAATATTAGAAGATACTCCACAAGGTGTGAGATGGAGTAAAAAAAGTTAG
- a CDS encoding Mini-ribonuclease 3, with translation MEFNILKGKLTHQEIRGLNPLVLAYIGDAVYEVFVRTYIVSENKNVKVHGLHKLSINLVKAEGQSNMMKCILNELNENETYIFKRGRNAKSGTVPKHADLIDYRMATGFEALIGYLYLIEDMDRLNYILETSLSLYKEKINNEK, from the coding sequence ATGGAGTTTAATATATTAAAAGGAAAACTTACTCATCAAGAGATCAGAGGATTAAACCCTTTAGTGTTAGCATATATAGGAGATGCAGTGTATGAAGTTTTTGTAAGAACCTATATAGTTTCAGAAAATAAAAATGTAAAAGTTCATGGTTTACATAAACTATCTATTAACTTAGTCAAGGCAGAAGGTCAAAGCAACATGATGAAATGTATTCTGAATGAATTAAATGAAAATGAAACGTACATTTTTAAAAGAGGAAGAAATGCAAAATCTGGAACCGTACCTAAACATGCAGATCTTATAGATTATAGAATGGCTACTGGATTTGAAGCGTTAATAGGGTATTTATATTTAATAGAGGATATGGATAGACTTAATTATATATTAGAAACATCACTATCATTATACAAGGAGAAAATAAATAATGAAAAATAA
- the rlmB gene encoding 23S rRNA (guanosine(2251)-2'-O)-methyltransferase RlmB: MKNNKKISKNNDNNYYTNKSSKSEEIREDIIEGKNGVTEAIKHNRTIEQILVVKGINSVIPIINMAKEKGIVVKEVDKRKLDSLAQTSNHQGVIAIVTPYKYFTVEDILKDAKDKNEDPFIVILDEIEDPHNLGAIIRSAEVCGAHGIIIPKRRNIGVTSVVYKTSAGAAEYMKVAKVTNINKTIDTLKELGIWVYGADMNGGYCYETNLKGPLALVIGSEGKGISKLTKDKCDVMIKIPMKGKVNSLNASVAGGILMYEIMKQRI, encoded by the coding sequence ATGAAAAATAATAAAAAAATTAGTAAGAATAACGATAATAATTACTATACAAATAAATCAAGTAAAAGCGAAGAAATAAGAGAAGATATTATTGAGGGAAAAAATGGCGTAACTGAAGCCATAAAACATAATAGAACTATAGAACAAATTTTAGTTGTTAAAGGTATAAATTCTGTAATTCCTATTATAAACATGGCTAAAGAAAAAGGAATAGTAGTTAAAGAAGTGGACAAAAGAAAGTTAGATTCTTTAGCACAAACTTCAAATCATCAAGGTGTCATTGCTATTGTAACACCATATAAATATTTTACTGTGGAAGATATATTAAAAGATGCAAAAGATAAAAATGAAGATCCTTTTATAGTTATACTAGATGAAATAGAAGATCCTCATAACTTAGGAGCTATAATTAGAAGTGCTGAAGTTTGTGGAGCACATGGTATTATAATTCCTAAAAGAAGGAACATAGGTGTTACATCTGTAGTATATAAAACTTCTGCAGGAGCAGCTGAATATATGAAAGTAGCTAAAGTTACTAATATAAACAAAACTATAGATACTTTAAAAGAATTAGGTATATGGGTGTATGGAGCCGATATGAATGGAGGATATTGTTACGAGACAAATCTCAAAGGTCCTTTAGCTCTTGTTATAGGAAGTGAAGGTAAAGGAATATCGAAGTTAACAAAGGATAAATGTGATGTTATGATAAAGATCCCAATGAAGGGTAAAGTTAATTCATTAAATGCATCTGTTGCCGGTGGGATACTTATGTATGAAATAATGAAACAAAGGATTTGA